The Collinsella aerofaciens genomic sequence GCAGTTTTAACCACATTGAGCGGAACCCCGAGGCTCTTCGCCATCTTGTCGGCAAAGGCGTGGCGTTCCCACTCTGTCTCTTTCATATCGCGCAGCGCCGGTTCGCCGCCGTCGGGCGTCGAAAGCGAATAGGCAATAAAGCCCTCGGCAGAACCAAAAAGCTCAAGCACGCAAGAAGGATCAGAAAATCCCCTCGCGACATCGGCCGCGTCACCGTCGTAAGCGCACAAATGCTCCGGAAAGCTGCTCCAGGGATAACGCTCAATGAGACTGATGCCCGCCTCCTGCGGATCGGCGTGAACGGAGCGAATAGCCTCCATCACCTGCCAGTCGGTATCGAGCGAGCGCCGGTCAAAACGGTTCTGGAACAGATGCCCTGTGCGCCCCGTGCGTTTATTGAACCGCCGCGCGTACGTCAAAAGCAGCCGGTGCATCGCCGCGCTCATCGCGTCCTCGTAATCTGCAAGCACCAGACGCACGTGATTGCCCATAAGGCACCAGGCGATAACCGTCACGCCCGCCTTGCGGCAGCACTCACGCATCAGCTCCAAGAACTCCCACCGGTCTTCATCGCCCTCAAAGATGAGCTGCTTGCCCGTACCGCGGGCACAGACATGGTAAAAGCCGGTAACCGTTCTCCAAACGCGCTGCATGGCGCTCCCTTCGCCGGGATCTGCTTGCCATCCAATACAGCACGATTGAAGCGTGCCATCAAAACATTCACGCAAAACAATTCGCTCGCGCGGCCAAAGGCAGTAAACAGGCGGCGAACGGCACCGTTGCAACAGGTCAACCCCTGCAACGCTTACAAAAGCTGACCAAAAGCTTGCCCAAGACGGACCCCCTCTACGGAAGTGCACGAGCACAGAATATAGAGTTAAACCGTTTCAATTGAAAGTTCCGCGCATCTCGCTACGAAAACTGAGCCGTTCGCCGAATATTCCGTGCATTTCGCGGTATTATAGGGGCTGCATGTCATGTCCCTTTCGAAGGGTCGCCCGGCAATCGCCAGCCACGACCCCCAGACGGGACGCCAACACGATAGAGAGGAGAGGCATGCAGTACTCACAGGAAGTGGAGAACATGTGCCCCGTTGCCAAGGGTGCATACCACGGCCCCGCACCCATCCCCGAGGAGGGCAAGTGGGTCCAGGCTAAGGAGATTTCCGACATCTCCGGTCTTACGCACGGTGTGGGTTGGTGCGCACCTCAGCAGGGCGCCTGCAAGCTCACGCTGAACGTCAAGGACGGCATCATCGAGGAGGCCCTCGTTGAGACCATCGGCTGCTCGGGCATGACCCACTCTGCCGCCATGGCTTCCGAGATCCTTCCCGGCAAGACCATCCTCGAGGCCCTCAACACCGACCTCGTCTGCGACGCCATCAACGTTGCTATGCGCGAGATCTTCCTGCAGATCGTTTACGGCCGCAGCCAGACCGCGTTCTCCGAGGGCGGCCTGCCCGTGGGCGCCTCCCTCGACGACCTCGGCAAGGGCCTTCGCTCTCAGGTCGGCACCATGTTCGGCACCAAGGCCAAGGGCGCTCGTTACCTCGAGCTCGCTCAGGGCTACGTCACCCGCATGGCTCTCAACGACAAGAACGAGATCATCGCGTTCGAGTTCCTGAACCTCGGTAAGTTCACCGACGCCGTCAAGGCCGGCAAGACCCCCGAGGAGGCCATCGCTGGCGCTATGGGCCACTATGGTCAGTGGGAGAACGCTGCCAAGTACATCGACCCGCGCACCGACGAGGAGACTCACTCCGTCGCCAGCGTGTTCCCGGTTCACGAGTAGAAAGGGAGGGAAATAACTATGACTGTTACGTTCGAAGGTTACGAGCGCCGCGCTGACAAGATCAACAAGTGCCTCGCCGACAACGGCATCGCCTCCCTCGAGGAAGCTCTGCAGATCTGCACCGACAAGGGCTTCAACCCGCGTGAGATCGTCAACAACACCCAGTCCATCGCCTTCCAGAACGCTGAGTGGGCATACACCCTCGGCTGCGCTCTCGCTGTCAAGCGTGGCGCCAAGTCCGCTTCTGAGGCTGCTGCCATCATCGGCGAGGGCATCCAGGCCTTCACCGTTCCCGGCTCCGTCGCTGAGGACCGCAAGGTCGGTCTGGGCCACGGCAACCTGGGCGCTATGCTGCTCTCCGACGACACCGAGTGCTTCGCCTTCCTGGCCGGCCACGAGTCCTTCGCTGCCGCTGAGGGCGCTATCGGCCTGGCTCTGAACGCCAACAAGGCTCGTAAGAAGCCGCTGCGCGTTATCCTTAACGGTCTGGGCAAGGACGCTGCTCAGATCATCGCCCGCATCAACGGCTTCACCTACGTAAAGACCCAGTTCGACTACTTCACGGGCGAGCTCAAGGTCGTCGAGACCATCCCCTACTCCGATGGTCCCCGCGCCGCCGTCAACTGCTACGGCGCCGACGACGTCCGCGAGGGCGTTGCCATCATGTGGCACGAGAACGTCGACATCTCGATCACCGGTAACTCCACCAACCCCACGCGCTTCCAGCACCCCGTCGCTGGCACCTACAAGAAGGAGCGCCTCGAGGCTGGCAAGAAGTACTTCTCCGTCGCTTCTGGTGGCGGCACTGGCCGTACCCTGCACCCGGACAACATGGGCGCCGGCCCTGCCTCTTACGGCATGACCGACACCATGGGCCGTATGCACTCCGACGCCCAGTTCGCCGGTTCCTCCTCCGTGCCTGCGCACGTCGACATGATGGGTCTCATCGGCATGGGTAACA encodes the following:
- a CDS encoding transposase produces the protein MQRVWRTVTGFYHVCARGTGKQLIFEGDEDRWEFLELMRECCRKAGVTVIAWCLMGNHVRLVLADYEDAMSAAMHRLLLTYARRFNKRTGRTGHLFQNRFDRRSLDTDWQVMEAIRSVHADPQEAGISLIERYPWSSFPEHLCAYDGDAADVARGFSDPSCVLELFGSAEGFIAYSLSTPDGGEPALRDMKETEWERHAFADKMAKSLGVPLNVVKTAPPAQRDTVIVGLSNAGLTVRQIERYTGIGKSTVSRIVRARARTAMRAGGNVM
- a CDS encoding nitrogen-fixing protein NifU, encoding MQYSQEVENMCPVAKGAYHGPAPIPEEGKWVQAKEISDISGLTHGVGWCAPQQGACKLTLNVKDGIIEEALVETIGCSGMTHSAAMASEILPGKTILEALNTDLVCDAINVAMREIFLQIVYGRSQTAFSEGGLPVGASLDDLGKGLRSQVGTMFGTKAKGARYLELAQGYVTRMALNDKNEIIAFEFLNLGKFTDAVKAGKTPEEAIAGAMGHYGQWENAAKYIDPRTDEETHSVASVFPVHE
- a CDS encoding GGGtGRT protein; amino-acid sequence: MTVTFEGYERRADKINKCLADNGIASLEEALQICTDKGFNPREIVNNTQSIAFQNAEWAYTLGCALAVKRGAKSASEAAAIIGEGIQAFTVPGSVAEDRKVGLGHGNLGAMLLSDDTECFAFLAGHESFAAAEGAIGLALNANKARKKPLRVILNGLGKDAAQIIARINGFTYVKTQFDYFTGELKVVETIPYSDGPRAAVNCYGADDVREGVAIMWHENVDISITGNSTNPTRFQHPVAGTYKKERLEAGKKYFSVASGGGTGRTLHPDNMGAGPASYGMTDTMGRMHSDAQFAGSSSVPAHVDMMGLIGMGNNPMVGATVACAVAVEEALKA